cagaggggATGTGTAACAGCTCTAGCAGCATGAGACCAGGGGAACTATAAGAGGAACACTAGGAACACAATAGGAACTAAACTAATGTACAAAAAGCGCACAAATGAAGGACTAACACTGATttgtacagaaaacaaaacacaataaataactAAGAAACTAAGCACAAAGGAATGATGAACTATGGAGAAAATCACCAACAATAATAAGCCATTATTAAATGCTTTTAGTTCTTTGGGATTTAGATGAGAACTGAAGAAGGAGAGAACAGaacaataataaacagaaaggaaacacaaaaacaaatcaaaccatAAACATTAGTAGATCATGATAGTTTAGGTCCAATCCCTTCAAATCTTCACAATTAGGAGATGATTCCTCTGTAAACAATGCATTCTGCTCtttggtggggttttttttcaggcAGATCCTCTTCCTCAATCAATTTATAAACCCCAACTTGATGCACCAAAGGAGGCCATTGGAACAGGTGCTAATAAATTTGCTTACTACGTGTGCAAAGAGCCAGGTCTTCCTTGGATAAAGCTCCCCTCAGTTAGTCCTGCACAGATCAACACTGCTCGTCAGATCCGTAAATTCTTTACTGGAAACCTGGAGAGCCCTGTTGTAAGCTACCCACCATTCCCTGGGAATGAGTCTAATTATCTGAGAGCACAGATTGCTCGGATCTCTGCTGGTACACAGGTTAGTCCTCAGGGTTTCTACCAGGGaggggaggaggaagatgacGAGGAAGACGAGATACCCCGAGACAGCTTTGAAGTGAACCCTGATTTTGAGGACATTCCTGTTAGTGAAATGGCTGAATCATTGTCAACATGGGTCCATCATGTCCAACACATCTTGCAACAGGTAAATCCCTTCTCTCAGAAACAGGAATATTTTCTCAATTACTCCACACATTTACTGAGTGATCACTGATTCAGGGCCGCTGTACTTGGGTGAACATAGCTGTGAAACCAGATGAAGAGTCTAATGAGGATGAGGAAGGTGATGAGAACGAAGAAGAGTCTGAAGAGGTGGAGCCAGAGGTTGGACCCGCTTTGCTCACACCTCTATCCCAAGATGCAGGTCAgagaatttatatatatatatatatatatatatatatatatatatatatatatatatatatatatatatatatatatatatatatacagtacagaccaaaagtttggacacaactgtgtgtccaaacttttggtctgtactcagttcagaccaaacgtttggacacaccttctcattgaattcaatgagaaagtgtgtccaaacgtttggtctgtattgagcacagaccaaaagtttggacacacagttgtgtccaaacttttggtctgtactgtatatatatatatatacatatatatatatatatatatatatatatatatatatatatatatatatatatatatatgtgtgtgtgtgtgggcgtgtgtgtgtgggggggtgaaCACATACGCAATATGATTCtctggatttttttgtaaaatttgtaTCTCACAGTTGAGATAAAGCTATGATAAAAACCTTTCCATTTTTTGAgtggaaaaaaacctgaaaagttgTACCAAATACCTATTTTTCATTCTGCATTAAgctttattttagaaaagaaaaacatttccttgGTAAAAGCATTTAACTCGAAAATTGCTTACCAATCTGGATAGCAGTATATGAATGTGTGAGTACTGTGGGTGCAGTTGGGTGTCAAACATCTTTTAGTGGCATGTTTGACTTAGAAAGCACCCAGCAGACTCAGTACTTTCACTTTCTTCTTACCATAACTGTGAGTTGCATTATGTCAGAAGACAAAGGTTTTCATGATGCTGCAGGCACAGTTTTGGTATTTTAGCTTACTCCATCAGTGGTATTTTTGTGAGACTCTGTTTTTAAGTTAAAGAGGTCCATCATATCACTTTTATGACACAGGTTATGAGAAGTGTTcgacatattttaaaatttttaaaatcctcCAGTCTTGTTGAGCCAGCTGAttcttgcctttttttcttgtgtgtcttcagaaatgtttaataCTTCTCCATGGAGCTCCAAGGTGTCCACCATACTGACTTTTCAGCATGCTATAGCTGTGCTGCGTTCTAACCTGTGGCCAGGAGCATTTGCATATGCATGTGGAAAGTAAATGCAGAACGAAAtaaagctgtttgttttagtgttttctcTCTGTATGGTAATACTATAActaacaggttttttttcacCAATCTTAGGAAGTTTGAGAACATTTATATTGGATGGGGTCTGAAGTATGTAGGGGAGGTGTACAGCCCACCCATTCCCCCACCACCACTAATGGAATATCAAAATGGACCAGAAATCACAGAGGGCCTGGACCCAACCCCAGAGGAAGAGCAAGCTTTGAAAGAAGATTTAGAAGAGCAGCAAGCTGCCTTGGAGGAGGCAGAGGCGTCAGAAGACGATGAAGATGAAgactaataaatatataatctaaatatatatttgaaatctaattgtgaagtgaattaaattagaaaatatatttcaatgaagaattaaattttttccacTTAATTAAAAACTCCTCTGGTCTAGGGctgagcaataaataaatgaaaatagatGTTGACATAGACATGTTATcaatataaatagaaaatttgTCTGATAgaatgttcaataatttcactgaactctgatccagaaccgcacagcattctggggaatGTAGGCGGAGGAAAACCTTTAGCTCCTCTCACAGCTAGCCAGGCAAGGTGGGTAGCATCAACTACCTCAttttctttggttacctagcaacctgttgagtaacttgtgcagcagtttcaggtttttccATTGTGCCTCATAactccttaaaaataaaaaaacagcagcgtggagagaaatgagaaaatgagaacAGCTGGAGGATACTGAATAAAACGGGGAAGGTCATGCCACCAGTTTGACAGTATTTTaggtatttaaaacaaaaactaatcaataattattgatattgactgatttgattgatcaatcaatcaatcatcttACATGCTTATCCCTTGTGGGATCaccaggggtgctggtgcctatctccagcagtcaacaGGCAAGAGGCCGGGTCACCCTGGATAGGTCTCCAGTAAAAATTTACATATATAGGTCATGACATTCACAGATTAACAAATggaataacatttattttattctctgcTGTTGTTGCTCACATAAACTATTTCATTATGGCAGGTTTAAATCGAACTCTTATCTGCAAGAATACTCTGACTGAGCATTCCAAACAACCAGATGGGCCAATTTATAATACTGGTGGTTTTCTTATCACTTATCCTATCCTTCGTTCCGTACTCCAGCTCAGCAGGTGGCAGTAATGCACATGTAGTCTGGCACATTTAACCGGCAGTAGATCTTGTGTGTTAAACGATTGAGGGAAGTTGGAGGTCAGTTTGTCACGTGCTGTTTTAGAACTCTCCAGAAACATGGGCGCCTGTTTGAAGATGGCTGGTACTGTTCAGCGGATCCACAGAACTCCTTATAAGCCTGGACAGCTGTTCAGGAGCGGAGCGATTCCGTATCTGACCGAGGCCACCGGTCAGCTCCGGCTCCAGCCGTCACCTCGCTTCAACACCCTGTCTTCCGTCGGCAGCACTCCGGTGACCACGGGCTGCAGGCTTACCCGACACCACCGCTGGgttcgggtcgcgggggtaccCCTAGCTCATACCGCTACCAACACGTCCCCTTGTGGACTAAGCGTACCTGCTCGGTTTTTGGGTAACCGGGCCAGTGGGGCAGGTTTCTCTGGGGAGGACGGCGGGGAGAACGCGGCTTCTGGAGGAGATGAGTCTGGAGGGGATGGAGAAGCTCCCTACAGCGGACCGCAGATGACGGCTCTCACCCCCATGATGGTCCCAGAGGTGTTTCCCAACGTCCCGCTGATAGCTGTGAGCAGGAACCCGGTGTTTCCCCGTTTCATAAAGATAATCGAGGTGAGGATGATGTAACGTTAAGTGTTTTCAGTGGCTCCAAGGTCACCGAGCGGGTGgagacgaagctgaagttggtttccgattccagCTTCCGATTCGGAAAATgggcgattccacctaatttttccaCTACCTTTCGCATCTTTAATaaactctagtttaaaaactacaacacctagaccaggggtgcccaaagtctgttctcgagggccggcatcctgcatgttttagttttctccctggtttaacgcacctggctCAAATGATGGCTccttagaaggcctaagaaaaacactgacatgctgataaggttgttggtactaccagggagagaactaaaacgtgcaggatgccggccctcgaggactgactGGGCACCCCTGACCTAGACACTCAAATCCTGAACTGCATTATTCTCAActaatatcagaatatttacaAGCATGTTTGGGATTCgtgaaacctttttctgatttgtgaaacttcacttcACTTAGCAGACcgctgcagaagatctttccttccaacagccatcaccatctacaataactatttgaagaattaatgagttacaccaacatttaatttcaaattgggataaataaagtggttttgaattagaattgaattagaatttgaaaaaaatgcatggaACAAGTGTGAATAGTAATCTAAACTTTAGCGAAGTTTTACAAATCatgtaaatgtttcacaaatcccaaacatggattaaaatattctgctattagagcagaataatatagtccaggtttgaagtgtctaggtgttgtagtttttaaactactGTAGAGTCGATTAAAGATGCAgaaggtagtgaaaaattaggtggaatcgccctttagatATTTCCTGAATCAAAAGCTGGAATCAGAAATCAACTTCAGCTTCATCGGGTGGAGTGAGAGCCGACGAAGCTGGCTCTCACTCCAGCTGTTAAATCCTGCCTGATATTTTCCCCTCATTGCTGACTGCATGATTCAGTCAACCATTCAGAAGGTTATAGTGACTACAGTAAACGTGGCcaactttctgtttcttctgACGATCACTCAGGGTAGCAAATGAGGGAAGTTCATTAAAATCCTGGATAAATTCTCTGTGGTTCACTGTTCTGCTGGTCAACAACAGAACATATCAACGAACTTTTCAACAGATTGTTTCATCTGTCTGTGAAATGCAATGCATCGTAAATCAAGAGCTTTAAAAGTGTTTGATATGAAACTGATGTTGCAGGTATTTTAGAGCCTCCGATTCAGGCAGTTTGGGGATGTTTCTCCTTTTACGCAAGTTCATAATTTACCTGAAAATAACTGTATTAAAGtggtaaaaatgtatttaaacagaCCAATTGGTTTCAATAATCATTACAAGGGTTcaccccagaaaacttgctaagcccgatGGTCGGGGCGCCAGGGCGGCCCaccatgttttttaaaaagacatgttACGTTAacaggaaatataaaaatattacatggATAAATGTATTAGTAGTTGTTGACAATGCTTAAACACACAATTGTAGTCTTAAaatcaacacacaaaaaatactgttaaaataaatattttttgtacatcTGTTAAACCCTGAATAAGTTAATGCCCTGCTGGTGGAATGCCCatgagtaggcctgtcacgataacaaattttgctgaacgattgtctcaaaaattattgcgataaacgataacattgtgtgaagacctttttacactgatttaataaaaattacgtaataatgcatgcgatttcttgccaaagatagatacacttttttttcaaaagaatatttaacgctggagctgataaacaaaataaacaaaacaaccaaaaataaaatgtattgtcAGTCTCCAtcaacaaaaaacgcacttgaaaaagaaactaaacaacataaagccaaagtggaaataaatactgcattcaaccaaaagagtgcagattatgaagtctgtatattatgttgcccttcagtaataattagatttaatagagaagatgggcacatctgactacctgatgcaatagttcacactacacgattttttgctcctatttttccccttacaacaatcttagaaagttgttctttctaagattgtatggtgtgttacggtagatcgtagttgccgctccgatctaaatcaggggttttccccgactgggagctttaacgcagcctgttgaatgtgacaggtagccaatcagaaagcgcggattctcctccgtgctttctgaggggaaattacagaggggaatcccaaacagctgacacgctgcaacccgaagtccagcggacattggagatgatatgtggaaacaacattaatgtttattcaacatgcaaagaatatagaaatgacaaggggaggagttggagcgaaattgctaccgcagttgataaacccggtaacttttcagctgttctttgttaacgtgacgtaaataggttataatgattttcattcggtcaggactttacgctgacactagccacatgcattgcagatagattgtagtaaaacattgattaatgcctggttttaaaattagttaactggacttgtagcgattattttgtgcccattgttggacaccacacggcaacaatgaacccgatcgaacagttatacctaggatttctgtcggctaatgtgtggtctgtcaggttttgaaaatggatcgtgtcgtgtgcgctgggctttacactaaggaaatgaggaaggaggagtcagtggagagcaccggagttgagcctttttttcattcggtgtcattaacagaaagagaaaaaggccggaagagacgataatgccgataattaaaatgacgtcgatagttttaatttatcgttgatttatcgtttatcgcgacaggcctacccATGAGTGTTTTTAGATTCCAAAACTCTTTTAAGCAAATTTACTGATCACAATTTGCTTTGTGATCAGCAAATTTATGCTTTTCTGATCACAAAGCATAAATGAACTAAGCAGGTGCTGAAGGCTAGCCAGATCTCCAGGGGCCctataaatgctaatattttatcACAGACCATATAGCtagaattttaacatttgtttattcagAATGACAATGCtattaaatttcatttattgGTTTCAGCaagaataaaaagattttaaattgtgtaacatttaaattaaagattttaaggagcttgCTAGTTTACTTTGTTAAAGTGCAAGGAACAATCTTCATAGTTtacattgttttgttaccacagCTACAGTCTGATGCTGGAAGTTAAATCttttgagctctgtttgttcacaattatttgtgaatatatatttattacttCAGCAACTTACAATTATCACTGAGTGCTTTTAAGTCTGGCCAATTAAACAAGAGCCCCTTTCCCAGATTTCACTAAGTCCATGGTGAAATGTTCTTAGTGGTACTGATGATCTTAGCAGGCAGAGGGGCCcctaaatcaaattctgctcgAGACCCCATACCACTTGAACCAGCCCTGCATGACGAGCTAAAGCAGTTGCTCTGCACATCTCTGCTGGATGCAGAGGGACAAAGAAGTAGATTTAATTTATGAGGCGCTAGTAGAGACcagttatttaattttaagaactCATCGAAAGCAGACACGgctatttaattatattttaacaatttaatggAGTTTATCAATTCATTTTGGCACGATGTCCCTTTGAAGACATTCATGATGTTGATGCGggccaaaatgaaaatgagtttgacatcccttCTCTGCTGGTTATAATGTATTATGGACATCTAAAAAAGTTCACCCTCCAAATATCTCAATACCAGAACTATTCATGTCCCGTGTTACTGCCTGAATTGGGTAGAGGTGGAGGTGGTTGGAGCCACTCCAAGCTAAACAGAGCTGATGCTGAAGGGGGAAAAGGCAGGGTTATTGGCAAAACGTGATGAAAAGATGACTGCTTCAAAGTTCCATCCAGGCACCGGTCTTCTGAAATGATGCTTCAGGTTCTTCCTGCATGTGCTGCTAGGTGAAGAACAAGGCCCTGATGGAGCTGCTGAGGAGGAAGGTGCGCCTCGCTCAGCCTTACGCTGGAGTCTTTATGAAGAAGGATGATAAGTAAGTCAGAAATGCttctattatttttctcttgatTTGAGTTCACAAAGGACATGATTTGTCCTTTTGATATTTGCTAACTGCTTGAACCTATCAGTGAACCAATCGGGTTCAATGACTGCTGTTGTGTCTTCCAGTAATGAGTCGGATGTGGTCGAATCCCTGGACTCCATCCACTCCACTGGGACCTTTGTTCAGATCCATGAGATGCAGGATTTAGGAGACAAGCTGAGGATGATCGTTATGGGCCACCGCAGGTCAGATCCAGGTCTGCTGATACCATCTTAAACCGTCTCCATGTGTGCAGCTCTGCTGATTCTGTGCTCTGGTTCATCAGGATTCGGATAACAAGACAACTGGAAGTGGAGGCTGAGGACATGTTGGCGTCCTCTGACTGGTCAGAGTCTGAACCAGAGCCTCAGGTCAAAGCTACGGCAAGACGGAAGTCCAAACGCAGCCGTAAGGACCAGCCGACCTCCCTGGCAGAGCAGCTGGAGAACAAGGTCAGTTCAGTGCTGTCAAAACAGCAAGAAGCATTTCAAACAAATAATAGTCTAAACTAGATTCCTCCTCATGCCCATCTTGTGAATTGTGGGAGCTTGTGCCATTTTTCTGATCGTATTATATTGATGAATTACAGTTTCCC
Above is a window of Xiphophorus hellerii strain 12219 unplaced genomic scaffold, Xiphophorus_hellerii-4.1 PGA_scaffold_83__1_contigs__length_249999, whole genome shotgun sequence DNA encoding:
- the rsph4a gene encoding radial spoke head protein 4 homolog A isoform X3 → MDNVLGRRDCRDAEVFKAFLMKDSTKSNRNLYEHLTQLLIKVIDEHTENAVDVVEEMSRDVKRALFSGIKGPLREVPQVSSAELLTEQQRTLFSQPEEVVAQEDEMGETALPNVSEIAFYLEQAEVGLGREEMQRIFLALKHLVDSEGLPRCRLWGKILGIESNYIVAEAEYREGEEEQESIEDQPAEEEKEPENSENEQVEADPLPQSIYKPQLDAPKEAIGTGANKFAYYVCKEPGLPWIKLPSVSPAQINTARQIRKFFTGNLESPVVSYPPFPGNESNYLRAQIARISAGTQVSPQGFYQGGEEEDDEEDEIPRDSFEVNPDFEDIPVSEMAESLSTWVHHVQHILQQGRCTWVNIAVKPDEESNEDEEGDENEEESEEVEPEVGPALLTPLSQDAEMFNTSPWSSKEV
- the rsph4a gene encoding radial spoke head protein 4 homolog A isoform X1, whose amino-acid sequence is MDNVLGRRDCRDAEVFKAFLMKDSTKSNRNLYEHLTQLLIKVIDEHTENAVDVVEEMSRDVKRALFSGIKGPLREVPQVSSAELLTEQQRTLFSQPEEVVAQEDEMGETALPNVSEIAFYLEQAEVGLGREEMQRIFLALKHLVDSEGLPRCRLWGKILGIESNYIVAEAEYREGEEEQESIEDQPAEEEKEPENSENEQVEADPLPQSIYKPQLDAPKEAIGTGANKFAYYVCKEPGLPWIKLPSVSPAQINTARQIRKFFTGNLESPVVSYPPFPGNESNYLRAQIARISAGTQVSPQGFYQGGEEEDDEEDEIPRDSFEVNPDFEDIPVSEMAESLSTWVHHVQHILQQGRCTWVNIAVKPDEESNEDEEGDENEEESEEVEPEVGPALLTPLSQDAEMFNTSPWSSKVSTILTFQHAIAVLRSNLWPGAFAYACGKKFENIYIGWGLKYVGEVYSPPIPPPPLMEYQNGPEITEGLDPTPEEEQALKEDLEEQQAALEEAEASEDDEDED
- the rsph4a gene encoding radial spoke head protein 4 homolog A isoform X2, giving the protein MPCYEHLTQLLIKVIDEHTENAVDVVEEMSRDVKRALFSGIKGPLREVPQVSSAELLTEQQRTLFSQPEEVVAQEDEMGETALPNVSEIAFYLEQAEVGLGREEMQRIFLALKHLVDSEGLPRCRLWGKILGIESNYIVAEAEYREGEEEQESIEDQPAEEEKEPENSENEQVEADPLPQSIYKPQLDAPKEAIGTGANKFAYYVCKEPGLPWIKLPSVSPAQINTARQIRKFFTGNLESPVVSYPPFPGNESNYLRAQIARISAGTQVSPQGFYQGGEEEDDEEDEIPRDSFEVNPDFEDIPVSEMAESLSTWVHHVQHILQQGRCTWVNIAVKPDEESNEDEEGDENEEESEEVEPEVGPALLTPLSQDAEMFNTSPWSSKVSTILTFQHAIAVLRSNLWPGAFAYACGKKFENIYIGWGLKYVGEVYSPPIPPPPLMEYQNGPEITEGLDPTPEEEQALKEDLEEQQAALEEAEASEDDEDED